ATGTATAAACTTCTTTTTAGAAGCAATTCCTACCTTAAACCGTTCAAAAGAATCAGCTTCATAATCATCAACATCATAATTATCATCATTCCACATCGGGTTAGAAACAGTATAATCAAACCGTTTTAATTTATTATCTTCTGTAAATTTAGGTTGGCGGAAAGTATCACCAATTTCAATAATTGAATCTGTAAAATCCTGTAAAAACATATTCATTTTGGCAATAGCGAAAGTAGTAGTATTCAACTCTTGTCCAAATAAACGGGGTGCTTTACTTTCTTGTCCTGGATGGTTGCGATTAAATACTAAACGCGGTTTAATTAATAATCTTCCCGACCCACAGGTGGGATCATAAACTGTAGTATAGGGTTCAGGATCAATAATTTCGGCTATTAGCCAACCCACCTCAGAAGGCGTGAGAAATTCCCCCGCACTTTGTCCTTGTCCTTCCGCAAATTTCCGCAGCAAATATTCATAAGCCTCGCCTAAAATATCAGCATTGGCATTTTTTAACCCCAAACGATGACGACTGATAACTTCAATTAAATCTGATAATCTATCATCATCTAAAACCCGCTGATCATGTTGTTTTTCGTTATAGTCTTTTAGTGTCAATATCCCCGATAAATTCTTATTAAAATCAGCTATTTTCCGCATAGCTGTAGTTATAAATTCCCCTAAACCCTCTTTAGGATGAAACCGAATTTTATCCCAATTATATTGTTGAGGAATATAGTATCTAACAATGGGCTGACGATTATTTTTAATTGCGTCTTGATGATCTGCTTCAATAAAATAACGGGCTAAATCTCCACTACCAAATTTTTCCGCACATTTTTCATATTCATCATCAAAAACATCAGATAAACGTTTATAGAAAATTAATGGTAGAATGAAATCTTTATATTTTGGTGCATCTGTAGAACCGCGTATTTTACAAGCTGCATCCCACAGCCATGTTTCCATTGTGGGAATGTCTAAACGTTCCTCAGTTTTATCAATTTCTTCTAATATAGATAACAGCCCAGGCGTATTATTTTCGGCTGGTTGTTTTTTAGTGCTTTTT
The window above is part of the Dolichospermum sp. DET69 genome. Proteins encoded here:
- a CDS encoding SAM-dependent DNA methyltransferase → MLPRGTRKSTKKQPAENNTPGLLSILEEIDKTEERLDIPTMETWLWDAACKIRGSTDAPKYKDFILPLIFYKRLSDVFDDEYEKCAEKFGSGDLARYFIEADHQDAIKNNRQPIVRYYIPQQYNWDKIRFHPKEGLGEFITTAMRKIADFNKNLSGILTLKDYNEKQHDQRVLDDDRLSDLIEVISRHRLGLKNANADILGEAYEYLLRKFAEGQGQSAGEFLTPSEVGWLIAEIIDPEPYTTVYDPTCGSGRLLIKPRLVFNRNHPGQESKAPRLFGQELNTTTFAIAKMNMFLQDFTDSIIEIGDTFRQPKFTEDNKLKRFDYTVSNPMWNDDNYDVDDYEADSFERFKVGIASKKKFIHREIGDILADLAAARQAREWADKDLDEVLVKLNLVSRLG